Proteins encoded within one genomic window of Lynx canadensis isolate LIC74 chromosome B4, mLynCan4.pri.v2, whole genome shotgun sequence:
- the MARS1 gene encoding methionine--tRNA ligase, cytoplasmic isoform X2, with amino-acid sequence MRLFVSEGAPGSLPVLAAAGRAQGREELLISTVGPEECVVPFLTRPKVPVLQLDSGNYLFSTSAICRYFFLLSGWEQDDLTNQWLEWEATELQPALSAALYYLVVQGKKGEDVLGPVRRALTHIDHSLSRRSCPFLAGETESLADIVLWGALYPLLQDPAYLPEELGALHSWFQTLSSQEPCQRAAETVLKQQGVLALRPYLQKQPLPTSFEGRAVSNEPEEEELATLSEEEIAMAVTAWEKGLGSLPPLRPQQNPVLPVAGERNVLITSALPYVNNVPHLGNIIGCVLSADVFARYSRLRQWNTLYLCGTDEYGTATETKAMEEGLTPQEICDKYHAIHANIYRWFNISFDIFGRTTTPQQTKITQDIFQRLLTRGFVFQDTVEQLRCEHCARFLADRFVEGVCPFCGYEEARGDQCDKCGKLINAIELKKPQCKVCRSCPVVKSSQHLFLDLPKLEKRLEEWLGKTLPGSDWTPNARFIIRSWLRDGLKPRCITRDLKWGTPVPLEGFEDKVFYVWFDATIGYVSITANYTDQWERWWKNPEQVNLYQFMAKDNVPFHGLVFPCSALGAEDNYTLVNHLIATEYLNYEDGKFSKSRGVGVFGDMAQDTGIPADIWRFYLLYIRPEGQDSAFSWTDMLLKNNSELLNNLGNFINRAGMFVSKFFGGCVPEMVLTPDDRRLLAHVTLELQHYHQLLEKVRIREALRSILTISRHGNQYIQVNEPWKRIKGSEADRQRAGTVTGLAVNIAALLSVMLQPYMPTVSATIQAQLQLPAPACSILLTNFLCTLPAGHQIGTVSPLFQKLENDQIESLRQRFGGGQAKAPPKPAVVEAMATAGPQQIQVLTDEVTKQGNIVRELKAQKADKNQVAAEVAKLLDLKKQLALAEGKPLETPKGKKKK; translated from the exons ATGAGACTGTTCGTGAGCGAGGGCGCCCCGGGGAGCTTACCCGTGCTGGCCGCCGcgggcagggcccagggcagagAGGAGCTGCTTATCAGCACCGTAGGCCCCGAAG AGTGTGTGGTCCCGTTCCTGACCCGGCCTAAGGTCCCTGTTTTACAACTGGATAGTGGCAACTACCTCTTCTCCACTAGTGCAATCTGCCG ATACTTCTTTTTGTTATCTGGCTGGGAGCAAGATGACCTCACCAACCAGTGGCTGGAGTGGGAAGCTACGGAACTGCAG CCAGCCTTGTCTGCTGCCCTGTACTATTTAGTGGTCCAAGGCAAGAAGGGGGAAGATGTTCTTGGCCCAGTCCGGAGAGCCCTGACACACATTGACCACAGCTTGAGTCGTCGGAGCTGTCCTTTCCTGGCTGGG GAGACGGAATCTCTAGCTGACATTGTTTTGTGGGGAGCGCTATACCCATTACTTCAAGACCCAGCCTACCTCCCTG AAGAGTTGGGTGCCCTGCACAGCTGGTTCCAGACACTGAGTTCTCAGGAGCCATGTCAGAGAGCTGCAGAGACTGTGCTGAAGCAGCAGGGTGTCCTGGCCCTCCGGCCCTACCTCCAAAAGCAGCCCCTCCCTACCTCCTTTGAGGGGAGGGCTGTCAGCAATGAGCCTGAG GAGGAAGAACTGGCTACTCTGTCTGAGGAGGAGATTGCCATGGCTGTAACTGCTTGGGAGAAGGGCCTGGGAAGCTTACCCCCACTTCGGCCACAGCAGAATCCTGT GTTGCCTGTGGCTGGGGAAAGGAATGTGCTCATCACCAGTGCCCTCCCTTACGTCAACAATGTCCCCCACCTTGGAAACATCATTGGTTGCGTGCTCAGTGCTGATGTCTTTGCCAG GTACTCCCGCCTCCGCCAGTGGAACACCCTCTATCTGTGTGGGACAGATGAGTACGGTACGGCGACAGAGACCAAGGCTATGGAGGAGGGCCTGACCCCCCAGGAGATCTGTGACAAGTACCATGCCATCCATGCCAACATCTATCGCTGGTTTAATATCTCATTTGATATTTTTGGTCGTACCACCACTCCACAGCAGACCAA AATCACTCAGGACATCTTCCAGCGGTTGTTGACCCGAGGTTTTGTGTTCCAAGATACTGTGGAGCAGCTGCGGTGTGAGCACTGCGCCCGCTTCCTGGCTGACCGCTTTGTGGAAGGTGTATGTCCCTTCTGTGGCTACGAAGAGGCCCGAGGTGACCAGTGTGACAAGTGTGGCAAGCTCATCAATGCCATTGAGCTCAAG AAGCCTCAGTGTAAAGTCTGCCGGTCGTGCCCTGTGGTGAAATCCTCTCAGCACCTGTTCCTGGACCTGCCTAAG CTGGAAAAACGACTGGAGGAATGGTTGGGGAAGACATTGCCTGGCAGTGACTGGACACCCAATGCCCGATTCATCATTCGTTCTTGGCTTCGAGATGGCCTCAAGCCCCGCTGCATAACCCGAGACCTCAAATGGGGAACCCCTGTACCCTTAGAAGGTTTTGAGGACAAG GTATTCTATGTCTGGTTTGATGCCACTATTGGCTATGTGTCCATCACAGCCAATTATACAGACCAGTGGGAGAGGTGGTGGAAGAACCCAGAACAA GTGAACCTTTATCAGTTCATGGCCAAAGACAATGTTCCCTTCCACGGCTTAGTCTTTCCTTGTTCAGCCTTAGGAGCTGAGGACAACTATACCTTGGTCAACCACCTCATTGCTACAG AGTACCTGAATTACGAGGATGGGAAATTCTCCAAGAGCCGGGGTGTAGGAGTGTTTGGTGACATGGCCCAGGACACAGGGATCCCTGCTGACATCTGGCGCTTCTATCTGCTATACATTCGGCCTGAGGGCCAGGACAGTGCCTTCTCCTGGACAGACATGTTGCTCAAGAATAATTCTGAACTGCTTAACAACCTGGGCAACTTCATCAACAG AGCTGGAATGTTTGTGTCTAAGTTTTTTGGGGGCTGTGTCCCCGAGATGGTGCTTACTCCTGATGATCGGCGCCTGCTGGCCCATGTCACTCTGGAGCTCCAGCACTATCACCAGCTGCTAGAGAAGGTTCG gaTCCGGGAGGCCTTACGCAGTATCCTCACCATCTCTCGCCATGGCAACCAATACATTCAGGTGAATGAGCCTTGGAAGCGGATTAAAGGCAGCGAGGCTGACAG GCAGCGGGCGGGGACAGTGACAGGCTTGGCGGTGAATATAGCTGCCTTGCTGTCCGTCATGCTCCAGCCTTACATGCCCACGGTTAGTGCCACCATCCAGGCCCAGCTGCAGCTTCCAGCTCCAGCTTGCAGCATCCTCCTCACAAACTTCCTATGTACCTTACCAGCAGGACACCAGATTGGCACG GTCAGTCCCTTATTCCAAAAATTGGAAAATGACCAGATTGAAAGTTTGAGGCAGCGCTTTGGCGGGGGCCAG GCAAAAGCACCCCCCAAGCCAGCAGTTGTAGAGGCTATGGCAACAGCTGGACCACAGCAGATACAAGTGCTGACAGATGAAGTGACCAAACAG GGCAACATTGTGCGAGAACTAAAAGCACAAAAAGCAGACAAGAACCAGGTTGCCGCAGAGGTGGCTAAACTCTTGGATCTGAAGAAACAGTTGGCTCTAGCTGAGGGGAAACCCCTCGAAACCCctaaaggcaagaagaaaaagtga
- the MARS1 gene encoding methionine--tRNA ligase, cytoplasmic isoform X1, which translates to MRLFVSEGAPGSLPVLAAAGRAQGREELLISTVGPEECVVPFLTRPKVPVLQLDSGNYLFSTSAICRYFFLLSGWEQDDLTNQWLEWEATELQPALSAALYYLVVQGKKGEDVLGPVRRALTHIDHSLSRRSCPFLAGETESLADIVLWGALYPLLQDPAYLPEELGALHSWFQTLSSQEPCQRAAETVLKQQGVLALRPYLQKQPLPTSFEGRAVSNEPEEEELATLSEEEIAMAVTAWEKGLGSLPPLRPQQNPVLPVAGERNVLITSALPYVNNVPHLGNIIGCVLSADVFARYSRLRQWNTLYLCGTDEYGTATETKAMEEGLTPQEICDKYHAIHANIYRWFNISFDIFGRTTTPQQTKITQDIFQRLLTRGFVFQDTVEQLRCEHCARFLADRFVEGVCPFCGYEEARGDQCDKCGKLINAIELKKPQCKVCRSCPVVKSSQHLFLDLPKLEKRLEEWLGKTLPGSDWTPNARFIIRSWLRDGLKPRCITRDLKWGTPVPLEGFEDKVFYVWFDATIGYVSITANYTDQWERWWKNPEQVNLYQFMAKDNVPFHGLVFPCSALGAEDNYTLVNHLIATEYLNYEDGKFSKSRGVGVFGDMAQDTGIPADIWRFYLLYIRPEGQDSAFSWTDMLLKNNSELLNNLGNFINRAGMFVSKFFGGCVPEMVLTPDDRRLLAHVTLELQHYHQLLEKVRIREALRSILTISRHGNQYIQVNEPWKRIKGSEADRQRAGTVTGLAVNIAALLSVMLQPYMPTVSATIQAQLQLPAPACSILLTNFLCTLPAGHQIGTVSPLFQKLENDQIESLRQRFGGGQLEESLELKAKAPPKPAVVEAMATAGPQQIQVLTDEVTKQGNIVRELKAQKADKNQVAAEVAKLLDLKKQLALAEGKPLETPKGKKKK; encoded by the exons ATGAGACTGTTCGTGAGCGAGGGCGCCCCGGGGAGCTTACCCGTGCTGGCCGCCGcgggcagggcccagggcagagAGGAGCTGCTTATCAGCACCGTAGGCCCCGAAG AGTGTGTGGTCCCGTTCCTGACCCGGCCTAAGGTCCCTGTTTTACAACTGGATAGTGGCAACTACCTCTTCTCCACTAGTGCAATCTGCCG ATACTTCTTTTTGTTATCTGGCTGGGAGCAAGATGACCTCACCAACCAGTGGCTGGAGTGGGAAGCTACGGAACTGCAG CCAGCCTTGTCTGCTGCCCTGTACTATTTAGTGGTCCAAGGCAAGAAGGGGGAAGATGTTCTTGGCCCAGTCCGGAGAGCCCTGACACACATTGACCACAGCTTGAGTCGTCGGAGCTGTCCTTTCCTGGCTGGG GAGACGGAATCTCTAGCTGACATTGTTTTGTGGGGAGCGCTATACCCATTACTTCAAGACCCAGCCTACCTCCCTG AAGAGTTGGGTGCCCTGCACAGCTGGTTCCAGACACTGAGTTCTCAGGAGCCATGTCAGAGAGCTGCAGAGACTGTGCTGAAGCAGCAGGGTGTCCTGGCCCTCCGGCCCTACCTCCAAAAGCAGCCCCTCCCTACCTCCTTTGAGGGGAGGGCTGTCAGCAATGAGCCTGAG GAGGAAGAACTGGCTACTCTGTCTGAGGAGGAGATTGCCATGGCTGTAACTGCTTGGGAGAAGGGCCTGGGAAGCTTACCCCCACTTCGGCCACAGCAGAATCCTGT GTTGCCTGTGGCTGGGGAAAGGAATGTGCTCATCACCAGTGCCCTCCCTTACGTCAACAATGTCCCCCACCTTGGAAACATCATTGGTTGCGTGCTCAGTGCTGATGTCTTTGCCAG GTACTCCCGCCTCCGCCAGTGGAACACCCTCTATCTGTGTGGGACAGATGAGTACGGTACGGCGACAGAGACCAAGGCTATGGAGGAGGGCCTGACCCCCCAGGAGATCTGTGACAAGTACCATGCCATCCATGCCAACATCTATCGCTGGTTTAATATCTCATTTGATATTTTTGGTCGTACCACCACTCCACAGCAGACCAA AATCACTCAGGACATCTTCCAGCGGTTGTTGACCCGAGGTTTTGTGTTCCAAGATACTGTGGAGCAGCTGCGGTGTGAGCACTGCGCCCGCTTCCTGGCTGACCGCTTTGTGGAAGGTGTATGTCCCTTCTGTGGCTACGAAGAGGCCCGAGGTGACCAGTGTGACAAGTGTGGCAAGCTCATCAATGCCATTGAGCTCAAG AAGCCTCAGTGTAAAGTCTGCCGGTCGTGCCCTGTGGTGAAATCCTCTCAGCACCTGTTCCTGGACCTGCCTAAG CTGGAAAAACGACTGGAGGAATGGTTGGGGAAGACATTGCCTGGCAGTGACTGGACACCCAATGCCCGATTCATCATTCGTTCTTGGCTTCGAGATGGCCTCAAGCCCCGCTGCATAACCCGAGACCTCAAATGGGGAACCCCTGTACCCTTAGAAGGTTTTGAGGACAAG GTATTCTATGTCTGGTTTGATGCCACTATTGGCTATGTGTCCATCACAGCCAATTATACAGACCAGTGGGAGAGGTGGTGGAAGAACCCAGAACAA GTGAACCTTTATCAGTTCATGGCCAAAGACAATGTTCCCTTCCACGGCTTAGTCTTTCCTTGTTCAGCCTTAGGAGCTGAGGACAACTATACCTTGGTCAACCACCTCATTGCTACAG AGTACCTGAATTACGAGGATGGGAAATTCTCCAAGAGCCGGGGTGTAGGAGTGTTTGGTGACATGGCCCAGGACACAGGGATCCCTGCTGACATCTGGCGCTTCTATCTGCTATACATTCGGCCTGAGGGCCAGGACAGTGCCTTCTCCTGGACAGACATGTTGCTCAAGAATAATTCTGAACTGCTTAACAACCTGGGCAACTTCATCAACAG AGCTGGAATGTTTGTGTCTAAGTTTTTTGGGGGCTGTGTCCCCGAGATGGTGCTTACTCCTGATGATCGGCGCCTGCTGGCCCATGTCACTCTGGAGCTCCAGCACTATCACCAGCTGCTAGAGAAGGTTCG gaTCCGGGAGGCCTTACGCAGTATCCTCACCATCTCTCGCCATGGCAACCAATACATTCAGGTGAATGAGCCTTGGAAGCGGATTAAAGGCAGCGAGGCTGACAG GCAGCGGGCGGGGACAGTGACAGGCTTGGCGGTGAATATAGCTGCCTTGCTGTCCGTCATGCTCCAGCCTTACATGCCCACGGTTAGTGCCACCATCCAGGCCCAGCTGCAGCTTCCAGCTCCAGCTTGCAGCATCCTCCTCACAAACTTCCTATGTACCTTACCAGCAGGACACCAGATTGGCACG GTCAGTCCCTTATTCCAAAAATTGGAAAATGACCAGATTGAAAGTTTGAGGCAGCGCTTTGGCGGGGGCCAG CTGGAAGAGTCCTTGGAGTTAAAG GCAAAAGCACCCCCCAAGCCAGCAGTTGTAGAGGCTATGGCAACAGCTGGACCACAGCAGATACAAGTGCTGACAGATGAAGTGACCAAACAG GGCAACATTGTGCGAGAACTAAAAGCACAAAAAGCAGACAAGAACCAGGTTGCCGCAGAGGTGGCTAAACTCTTGGATCTGAAGAAACAGTTGGCTCTAGCTGAGGGGAAACCCCTCGAAACCCctaaaggcaagaagaaaaagtga
- the DDIT3 gene encoding DNA damage-inducible transcript 3 protein, with product MAAESLPFSFGTLSSWELEAWYEDLQEVLSSDENGATYVSPPGNEEESKTFTTLDPASLAWLTEEPGPAEVTNTSQSPHSPDSIQSSLAQEEEEEDQERPRKRKQSGQSLAGAGKQRMKEKEQENERKVAQLAEENERLKQEIERLTREVEATRRALIDRMVNLHKA from the exons ATGGCAGCCGAGTCATTGCCTTTTTCCTTCGGGACACTGTCCAGCTGGGAGCTGGAAGCCTGGTATGAGGACCTGCAGGAGGTGCTGTCCTCAGATGAAAATGGGGCTACCTATGTTTCACCCCCTGGAAACGAG GAAGAATCAAAAACTTTTACCACTCTTGACCCTGCCTCTCTGGCTTGGCTAACTGAGGAGCCAGGACCAGCAGAGGTCACGAACACCTCCCAGAGCCCTCACTCTCCTGATTCCATTCAGAGCTCCCTGGctcaggaggaagaagaggaagaccaAGAAAGACCCAGGAAGCGGAAACAGAGTGGCCAGTCCCTAGCTGGAGCTGGAAAGCAACGcatgaaggagaaagaacaagagaatgagagaaaagtgGCACAGCTAGCTGAAGAGAATGAACGGCTCAAGCAGGAAATCGAACGCCTGACCAGGGAAGTGGAGGCGACTCGCCGAGCTCTGATTGACCGAATGGTTAATCTGCACAAAGCGTGA